A DNA window from Stigmatella aurantiaca contains the following coding sequences:
- the panD gene encoding aspartate 1-decarboxylase, with translation MRRILFKSKIHRATVTQADLDYEGSVTIDTNLMRAADILPYEKVAVWNVTRGTRLETYALEGEAGSGVICINGAAAHLNQPGDVVILATFAEVEASELAGWEPTVVFVDAKNRLIPGRTQEIPGPARRIA, from the coding sequence ATGCGACGCATCCTCTTCAAGTCGAAGATTCACCGCGCCACCGTCACCCAGGCCGACCTGGACTACGAGGGCTCGGTCACCATTGATACGAACCTGATGCGGGCCGCGGACATCCTTCCCTACGAGAAGGTGGCCGTGTGGAACGTGACCCGGGGCACGCGCCTGGAGACCTACGCGCTCGAGGGCGAGGCGGGCAGCGGCGTCATCTGCATCAACGGCGCGGCGGCCCACCTCAACCAGCCCGGGGATGTGGTCATCCTCGCCACGTTCGCCGAGGTGGAGGCCTCGGAGCTCGCCGGCTGGGAGCCCACCGTCGTCTTCGTGGACGCCAAGAACCGCCTCATCCCGGGCCGCACCCAGGAAATCCCCGGCCCCGCGCGCCGCATCGCCTAA
- a CDS encoding DUF2804 domain-containing protein, whose amino-acid sequence MTPEQEMTLASAPASVCTAHGEPCFGTYLGELREVDLGRLQGRWAPSTALKLFKRKRWNYLFAATQEVAALFAVVDLGYGANAFAVAVDLKEKRPLCDVSFLGVPRALASVGDRPGAGLDVSFRTLGGRLAAWRGEDDERYQVEVDISRARTPGFQPFRWKGELVVAGGPPALTVIAPVKNDGLVNVTQKRGGLLALGSLEVGGRQFRLDGGVGGLDYTQGYLARHTAWRWAFGAGRLADGTPVGFNFVEGFNEDPQSNENAFWVGDRLYSLARARFTYERKDLLEPWRVTTEDGAVDLHFKPIHVHREDKSLRLLVSRFAQPVGLFEGTVRAGGQTYTLSSVPGVTEDQDMLW is encoded by the coding sequence ATGACACCCGAGCAAGAGATGACCCTGGCTTCCGCGCCCGCCTCCGTCTGCACGGCGCACGGCGAGCCGTGCTTCGGCACCTACCTGGGCGAGCTGCGCGAGGTGGACCTGGGCCGCCTGCAGGGCCGCTGGGCGCCCTCGACGGCCCTGAAGCTGTTCAAGCGCAAGCGCTGGAACTACCTGTTCGCCGCCACGCAGGAGGTGGCCGCGCTCTTCGCGGTGGTGGACCTGGGCTACGGGGCGAACGCGTTCGCGGTGGCGGTGGACCTGAAGGAGAAGCGCCCGCTGTGTGACGTGAGCTTCCTGGGGGTGCCCCGGGCGCTGGCCTCGGTGGGAGACCGGCCGGGGGCGGGGCTGGACGTCTCGTTCCGCACGCTGGGGGGCCGCCTGGCGGCCTGGCGGGGCGAGGACGACGAGCGCTACCAGGTGGAGGTGGACATCAGCCGCGCGCGGACGCCGGGCTTCCAGCCCTTCCGGTGGAAGGGCGAGCTGGTGGTGGCCGGAGGCCCTCCGGCGCTCACGGTGATTGCGCCTGTGAAGAACGACGGGCTGGTGAACGTGACGCAGAAGCGGGGCGGGCTGCTGGCGCTGGGCAGCCTGGAGGTGGGCGGCAGGCAGTTCCGGCTGGATGGCGGGGTGGGCGGGCTAGACTACACGCAGGGCTACCTGGCGCGGCACACGGCGTGGCGCTGGGCGTTCGGCGCGGGCCGCCTGGCGGACGGGACGCCGGTGGGCTTCAACTTCGTGGAGGGCTTCAACGAGGACCCGCAGTCCAACGAGAACGCGTTCTGGGTGGGGGACCGGCTCTACTCGCTGGCGCGGGCGCGCTTCACGTACGAGCGCAAGGACCTGCTGGAGCCCTGGCGGGTGACGACGGAGGACGGGGCGGTGGACCTGCACTTCAAGCCCATCCACGTGCACCGGGAGGACAAGAGCCTCCGGCTGCTGGTGAGCCGCTTCGCGCAGCCGGTGGGGCTCTTCGAGGGCACGGTGCGGGCGGGCGGCCAGACGTACACGCTCTCCAGCGTGCCGGGAGTCACCGAGGATCAGGACATGCTCTGGTGA
- a CDS encoding LEA type 2 family protein encodes MMKRSLLALLAVTLVTLTGCATLKKLFKRPTVSFKTARLSSASLSDATVDLVYEVRNPNSFGLSLAKVDYAFFVEGKQVVAGAPRKGLNLKKNGTSELVFPANVRFADIAPVVQTFLNKDAAAYKAQGSIGIETPVGVLSFPLSKEGTFEVPKIPKVLFEAPRIANISLTGATVEFPLTITNRNSFPLPVAALSGALKVAGANVGTLSTGNLGLLDGGGAKQVTLPLQINFAQAAQAATALRSNNAQQLSWNGQVTSGNQSLPLSLSQLVNFRR; translated from the coding sequence ATGATGAAACGCTCTCTCCTTGCCCTGCTCGCCGTGACGCTGGTTACCCTCACCGGCTGCGCCACGCTCAAGAAGCTCTTCAAGCGGCCCACCGTCAGCTTCAAGACGGCGCGCCTGTCGAGCGCCTCGCTGTCGGACGCGACCGTGGACCTGGTGTACGAGGTCCGCAACCCCAACTCCTTCGGCCTGTCGCTGGCGAAGGTGGACTACGCCTTCTTCGTCGAGGGCAAGCAGGTGGTCGCGGGCGCCCCGCGCAAGGGGCTCAACCTCAAGAAGAACGGCACCAGCGAGCTCGTCTTCCCGGCCAACGTGCGCTTCGCGGACATCGCCCCCGTGGTGCAGACGTTCCTCAACAAGGACGCGGCCGCCTACAAGGCCCAGGGCAGCATCGGCATCGAGACCCCCGTCGGCGTCCTGTCCTTCCCCCTGTCCAAGGAGGGCACCTTCGAGGTGCCCAAGATTCCCAAGGTCCTCTTTGAGGCGCCCCGCATCGCCAACATCTCGCTGACGGGCGCCACGGTGGAGTTCCCCCTCACCATCACCAACCGCAACAGCTTCCCCCTGCCCGTGGCCGCCCTCTCCGGCGCCCTCAAGGTGGCCGGGGCCAACGTGGGCACCCTGTCCACGGGCAACCTGGGCCTGCTGGATGGCGGCGGCGCCAAGCAGGTGACGCTGCCCCTGCAGATCAACTTCGCCCAGGCTGCCCAGGCCGCCACGGCGCTGCGCTCCAACAACGCCCAGCAGCTCAGCTGGAACGGCCAGGTGACGTCCGGCAACCAGAGCCTGCCCCTCTCCCTGTCGCAGCTCGTCAACTTCCGGCGCTGA
- a CDS encoding ABC transporter permease — MSRFTTVFRKELKDHLRDRRSVSSALVGTLLGPVVSALLFTMMASWYQDTKPLEVPVVGREHAPSLMAFLQRYGAQFTEPPADYEAQLQAGKLDAVLIIPEDYGKDFSSGRTAAVQVVVDSSRNEARVNAERLKAMLQAYSGMLGGQRLFARGVSPELAAPVRVDEVDLATPERLAARALYIVPYFLVFAALMGGMNVAIDAMAGERERGSLEPLLINPVGRGDVVAGKWLTAVVFAALSTLVCLGAFLVMLRLVPLQDLGLKVHLDGTSVVSMLAALLPLALFASAGQVLVSTFARSFKEAQTYLQLLLMLPLVPSLLLGLSPIKSQAWMFAIPVFGQQLLMGEVMRGEAVGGLPYVLGALGCLGAAAACLRFTTHLLGQERIIFGR; from the coding sequence ATGAGCCGCTTCACCACGGTGTTCCGCAAGGAGCTGAAGGACCACCTGAGGGACCGGCGCTCGGTGTCGAGCGCGCTGGTGGGCACGCTGCTGGGGCCGGTCGTCTCCGCGCTGCTCTTCACGATGATGGCCTCCTGGTACCAGGACACCAAGCCCCTGGAGGTGCCGGTGGTGGGCCGGGAGCACGCCCCCAGCCTCATGGCCTTCCTCCAGCGCTACGGGGCCCAGTTCACCGAGCCGCCCGCGGACTACGAGGCCCAGCTCCAGGCGGGCAAGCTGGACGCGGTGCTCATCATCCCGGAGGACTACGGCAAGGACTTCTCCTCGGGACGCACGGCCGCGGTGCAGGTGGTGGTGGACAGCTCGCGCAACGAGGCGCGCGTCAACGCCGAGCGCCTGAAGGCGATGCTCCAGGCCTACTCGGGCATGCTGGGCGGCCAGCGGCTCTTCGCGCGCGGCGTGTCGCCGGAGCTGGCCGCGCCCGTGCGGGTGGACGAGGTGGACCTGGCCACGCCGGAGCGGCTGGCGGCCCGGGCGCTCTACATCGTCCCGTACTTCCTCGTCTTCGCCGCGCTCATGGGCGGGATGAACGTGGCCATCGACGCCATGGCGGGGGAGCGCGAGCGCGGCTCGCTGGAGCCCCTGCTCATCAACCCCGTGGGGCGCGGGGATGTGGTGGCCGGCAAGTGGCTCACCGCCGTGGTGTTCGCGGCCCTGTCCACGCTCGTGTGCCTGGGGGCCTTCCTCGTGATGCTGCGGCTCGTGCCGCTCCAGGACCTGGGATTGAAGGTCCACCTGGATGGGACGTCGGTGGTCAGCATGCTCGCGGCGCTCTTGCCCCTGGCGCTGTTCGCCTCGGCGGGGCAGGTGCTGGTGTCCACCTTCGCGCGCTCCTTTAAAGAGGCGCAGACCTACCTCCAGCTCCTGCTGATGCTGCCGCTGGTGCCCAGCCTCCTCCTGGGCCTGTCCCCCATCAAGAGCCAGGCCTGGATGTTCGCCATCCCCGTGTTCGGCCAGCAGCTCCTCATGGGCGAGGTGATGCGGGGCGAGGCCGTGGGCGGGCTGCCCTACGTGCTGGGTGCGCTCGGGTGCCTGGGGGCGGCGGCGGCCTGCCTGCGCTTCACCACGCACCTCCTGGGTCAGGAGCGCATCATTTTCGGCCGCTAA
- a CDS encoding alpha/beta hydrolase — protein sequence MAGETFTPDPRALPGRRGAWRLAALVLAGGLLAGACARKDAASAGPRLALSTCRVEGLEAPALCGTYDVFEDRAAKQGRKISLRVVVVPALAAAPEPEPLVLLAGGPGQAATEVTVLKAVDRIHRVRDILLVDQRGTGASHPLKCNPAPPDEGLAAKFDDAYREEEFRKCLEGYDADPRLYTTPIAMDDLDEVRDALGYPKLNLWGVSYGTRAALVYMRQHPDRVRTAILDGVAPLSLYLPLYSPRDGQRALDLLFTHCEQDAACGKAFPELRARVQAMLEQMAQAPVKVRVAHPLTGVPEEVTLSRRTVLQALFGQLYVPELAALVPLVLDKATRGEWSPFVALSQGITGGMSESVSHGMFFSVVCAEDAPFITDEAIERETAGTWFGASMVRNMLEPCGVWPRGTVPEGYREPVHSPVPTLLLSGELDPVTPPSWAEEARKTLPHSLHVVVPGVGHSTMALGCIQKLMADFVAQGSVEGLKSECGAAMSRPPFFTSFAGPVP from the coding sequence GTGGCCGGCGAAACCTTCACCCCTGACCCCCGTGCCCTCCCGGGCCGCCGTGGCGCTTGGCGGCTCGCCGCGCTCGTGCTGGCCGGGGGCCTGCTCGCGGGGGCCTGTGCGCGCAAGGACGCCGCCTCCGCGGGGCCCCGGCTGGCGCTGAGCACCTGCCGCGTCGAGGGCCTGGAGGCCCCGGCCCTGTGCGGCACCTATGACGTCTTCGAGGACCGCGCCGCGAAGCAGGGACGGAAGATTTCCCTGCGCGTGGTGGTGGTGCCGGCGCTGGCGGCCGCCCCGGAGCCGGAGCCGCTGGTGCTGCTGGCGGGCGGGCCCGGCCAGGCGGCCACGGAGGTGACGGTGCTCAAGGCGGTGGACCGCATCCACCGCGTCCGGGACATCCTCCTGGTGGACCAGCGGGGCACGGGGGCCTCCCACCCGCTGAAGTGCAACCCGGCCCCGCCGGATGAGGGCCTGGCCGCGAAGTTCGACGACGCCTACCGCGAGGAGGAGTTCCGCAAGTGCCTGGAGGGCTATGACGCGGACCCTCGCCTGTACACCACGCCCATCGCCATGGACGACCTGGACGAGGTGCGCGACGCGCTGGGCTACCCGAAGCTGAACCTGTGGGGCGTCTCCTACGGCACGCGCGCGGCGCTGGTGTACATGCGCCAGCACCCGGACCGGGTGCGCACCGCCATTCTGGACGGCGTGGCGCCCCTGAGCCTGTACCTGCCGCTCTACTCGCCGCGCGATGGCCAGCGCGCGCTGGACCTGCTCTTCACCCACTGCGAGCAGGACGCGGCCTGCGGCAAGGCGTTCCCGGAGCTGCGCGCGCGCGTGCAGGCCATGCTGGAGCAGATGGCGCAGGCGCCGGTGAAGGTGCGCGTGGCCCACCCGCTCACGGGCGTGCCCGAGGAGGTGACGCTCTCCCGCAGGACGGTGCTCCAGGCGCTGTTTGGCCAGCTCTACGTGCCGGAGCTGGCGGCGCTGGTGCCGCTCGTGCTGGACAAGGCCACGCGGGGCGAGTGGTCGCCCTTCGTCGCGCTCAGCCAGGGCATCACCGGGGGCATGAGCGAGTCGGTGAGCCACGGCATGTTCTTCTCCGTCGTCTGCGCGGAGGACGCGCCCTTCATCACGGACGAGGCCATCGAGCGCGAGACGGCCGGCACGTGGTTCGGCGCCTCCATGGTGCGCAACATGCTGGAGCCCTGCGGCGTGTGGCCCCGGGGCACGGTGCCCGAGGGCTACCGGGAGCCGGTCCACTCGCCCGTGCCCACGCTCCTGCTCTCCGGGGAGCTGGACCCGGTGACGCCGCCCTCCTGGGCCGAGGAGGCCCGGAAGACGCTGCCCCACAGCCTGCACGTGGTGGTGCCGGGCGTAGGCCACAGCACGATGGCGCTTGGCTGCATCCAGAAGCTGATGGCGGACTTCGTGGCCCAGGGCAGCGTGGAGGGGCTGAAGTCCGAGTGCGGCGCGGCGATGAGTCGGCCCCCCTTCTTCACCTCCTTCGCCGGGCCAGTGCCGTGA
- a CDS encoding ATP-binding cassette domain-containing protein, which translates to MIEVSHLHKRFGAVTAVEDVSFSAADGVVTGLLGPNGAGKTTTLRMLYTLIRPDKGTARVDGLDVAERPMDVRRAIGVLPDARGIYPRLTAREHARYAGELHGLSGAALDKRVDELVDLLDMKDIAHRRAEGFSQGERMKVALARALVHAPRNVLLDEPTNGLDVMSTRAVRTIIRRLKAEGHCVLFSSHVMQEVTALCDRIVVVARGRVVAEGTPDELRARTGKESLEEAFISAIGTDQGLMQ; encoded by the coding sequence ATGATCGAAGTGAGCCACCTGCACAAGCGCTTCGGCGCGGTGACGGCGGTGGAGGATGTGTCCTTCTCCGCGGCGGATGGCGTCGTCACCGGCCTCCTGGGGCCCAACGGCGCCGGGAAGACCACCACCCTGCGCATGCTCTACACGCTCATCCGCCCGGACAAGGGCACCGCCCGGGTGGACGGGCTGGACGTGGCTGAGCGCCCCATGGACGTGCGCCGGGCCATCGGCGTGCTGCCGGACGCGCGCGGCATCTACCCTCGCCTCACCGCCCGGGAGCACGCGCGCTACGCCGGGGAGCTGCACGGCCTGTCCGGCGCGGCGCTGGACAAGCGCGTGGACGAGCTGGTGGACCTCCTGGACATGAAGGACATCGCCCACCGCCGCGCGGAGGGCTTCAGCCAGGGCGAGCGCATGAAGGTGGCCCTGGCGCGGGCGCTGGTGCACGCGCCGCGCAACGTGCTCCTGGACGAGCCGACCAACGGCCTGGATGTGATGAGCACCCGCGCGGTGCGCACCATCATCCGCAGGCTCAAGGCGGAGGGGCACTGCGTGCTCTTCTCCAGCCACGTGATGCAGGAGGTGACGGCGCTGTGTGACCGCATCGTCGTGGTGGCGCGGGGCCGCGTGGTGGCGGAAGGAACCCCGGACGAGCTGCGCGCCCGCACGGGCAAGGAGAGCCTGGAGGAGGCCTTCATCTCCGCCATCGGAACGGACCAGGGGTTGATGCAATGA
- a CDS encoding DUF2378 family protein, which translates to MTRSILFEGLFVHGVKRDSYFEAELRKVGFDRDDLLPQYPMSLFRKCLDIACRCFYPGLTVEEGRRRLGHQFVQGFARTVLGGAVSAGVPLVGPVRFLKKFPEHLRFDTSPISVNAVQVNERQFRLDFRASVDLSPFFLQGVVEEGLRLTRVVPSIRVVRHSPISFTLHVTW; encoded by the coding sequence ATGACGCGGTCGATTCTGTTCGAGGGGCTGTTCGTTCATGGGGTGAAGCGGGACTCGTACTTCGAGGCGGAGCTGCGCAAGGTGGGGTTCGACCGGGATGATCTCCTGCCGCAGTACCCCATGAGTCTGTTCCGCAAGTGCCTGGACATCGCCTGCCGCTGCTTCTACCCGGGGCTGACGGTGGAGGAGGGGCGGCGGCGGCTGGGCCACCAGTTCGTCCAGGGCTTCGCGCGCACGGTGCTGGGCGGGGCGGTGTCCGCGGGCGTTCCGCTGGTGGGGCCGGTGCGCTTCCTCAAGAAGTTCCCCGAGCACCTGCGCTTTGATACCTCGCCCATCTCCGTGAACGCGGTGCAGGTGAACGAGCGCCAGTTCCGGTTGGACTTCCGGGCCAGCGTGGACCTGTCGCCCTTCTTCCTCCAGGGCGTGGTGGAGGAAGGCCTGCGGCTGACGCGCGTGGTGCCCAGCATCCGGGTGGTGCGGCACTCGCCCATCAGCTTCACGCTGCACGTCACCTGGTAG
- a CDS encoding DUF6986 family protein, producing MTKTTLKPSSLGPARAALKKANLAYTQAYPGESSRRQPVHTVYGGAQIFKADTARKMGQTALATLQDSAPDAKTFAECLGFPKTGGFGKRVYERVVAKLEREPVEDFRIDFEDGYGHRPDAEEDGHAVSAAEETAKGLKEGTLPPFIGIRIKSLSEELFDRSLRTLDLFVSTLLERSGGKLPPNFVITLPKITVVEQVTALVRLLEALEKAKKLRTGSIPIELMVETPQSLFDADGRLALTDLVAAAEGRCVGAHLGVYDFTASLNITAAYQSMAHPACDVARHLMQLALAGTGVALSDGATNVMPVGPHKKDAKKALTPAQKKENREVVHRAWRLAYDHTRHSLERAIYQGWDLHPAQLPVRYAAVYAFFLEGLDPASRRLKSFIDKAAQATLLGDVFDDAATGQGLLNYFLRGISCGAITEEEALATGLTLEELRSRSFLKILNGRREASAR from the coding sequence ATGACGAAGACCACCCTCAAGCCCTCCTCCCTTGGCCCCGCCCGTGCCGCGCTGAAGAAGGCCAACCTGGCCTACACCCAGGCCTACCCGGGTGAGTCCTCCCGGCGCCAGCCCGTGCACACCGTCTACGGTGGCGCGCAGATCTTCAAGGCGGACACGGCCCGGAAGATGGGGCAGACGGCCCTTGCCACCCTGCAGGACTCCGCGCCGGACGCCAAGACGTTCGCCGAGTGCCTCGGCTTCCCGAAGACCGGTGGTTTCGGCAAGCGCGTCTACGAGCGCGTGGTGGCCAAGCTCGAGCGCGAGCCCGTGGAGGACTTCCGCATCGACTTCGAGGACGGCTACGGCCACCGCCCCGATGCCGAGGAGGACGGCCACGCCGTGTCCGCCGCCGAGGAGACCGCCAAGGGGCTCAAGGAGGGCACGCTGCCGCCGTTCATCGGCATCCGCATCAAGTCCCTCTCCGAGGAGCTGTTCGACCGCAGCCTGCGCACGCTGGACCTGTTCGTCAGCACGCTCCTGGAGCGCTCCGGCGGCAAGCTGCCCCCCAACTTCGTCATCACCCTGCCGAAAATCACCGTCGTGGAGCAGGTCACCGCCCTGGTCCGCCTGCTGGAGGCGCTGGAGAAGGCCAAGAAGCTGCGGACCGGCTCCATTCCCATCGAGCTGATGGTGGAGACGCCCCAGTCCCTCTTCGACGCCGACGGGCGCCTGGCGCTAACAGACCTCGTCGCCGCCGCGGAGGGCCGCTGCGTGGGCGCCCACCTCGGCGTCTACGACTTCACCGCCTCGCTCAACATCACCGCCGCCTACCAGAGCATGGCGCACCCGGCCTGCGACGTCGCCCGCCACCTGATGCAGCTTGCCCTGGCGGGCACCGGCGTGGCGCTCTCGGACGGCGCCACCAACGTGATGCCCGTGGGCCCGCATAAGAAGGATGCGAAGAAGGCCCTCACGCCCGCCCAGAAGAAGGAGAACCGCGAGGTGGTCCACCGCGCGTGGCGGCTCGCCTATGACCACACGCGCCACTCGCTGGAGCGCGCCATCTACCAGGGGTGGGACCTGCACCCGGCGCAGCTCCCCGTGCGCTACGCGGCCGTGTATGCGTTCTTCCTGGAGGGGCTGGACCCCGCCTCGCGCCGGCTGAAGTCCTTCATCGACAAGGCGGCCCAGGCCACGCTGCTCGGCGACGTGTTCGACGACGCGGCCACCGGCCAGGGCCTGCTGAACTACTTCCTGCGCGGCATCTCCTGCGGCGCCATCACCGAGGAGGAGGCCCTGGCCACCGGCCTCACCCTGGAGGAGCTACGCAGCCGCTCCTTCCTGAAGATCCTCAACGGCCGCCGCGAGGCCAGCGCGCGGTAA